One window of Tachysurus vachellii isolate PV-2020 chromosome 21, HZAU_Pvac_v1, whole genome shotgun sequence genomic DNA carries:
- the hgs gene encoding hepatocyte growth factor-regulated tyrosine kinase substrate isoform X2, translating into MGKGGGTFERLLDKATSQLLLETDWESILQICDLIRQGDTQAKYAIAAIKKKLNDKNPHVAIYGLEVLESVVKNCGQTIHDEVASKQTMEELKELFKKQTEPNVRNKILYLIQAWSHAFRNEPKYKVVQDTYQIMKVEGHVFPEFKESDAMFAAERAPDWVDAEECHRCRVQFGVMTRKHHCRACGQIFCGKCSSKYSTIPKFGIEKEVRVCEPCFEQLNNSHPSLSPPSRKAEGKSVSSSSSSSGQTELPPEYLTSPLAQQSQVGAVATEDCDLVDQMPPKRDEAALQEEEELQLAIALSQSEAEEKERVRQKSSYPVYPKADPTPVTSSAPPVSTLYTSPVNSSAPSAEEVDPELARYLNRTYWEKKQEEVRKSPTPSAPAPVPLAEPMPISQPVESHPPVQPINIVEQYQNGESEENHEQFLKALQNAVTTFLNRVKSNHMRGRSITNDSAVLSLFQSINNMHPQLLELLNQLDEKRLYYEGLQDKLAQVRDARAALNALRDEHREKLRHAAEEAERQRQIQLAQKLEIMRQKKQEYLEMQRQLAIQRLQEQEKERQMRLEQQKHTIQMRAQMPAFSLPYAQMQSLPPNVAGGVVYQPAGPPSYPGTFSPAGSVEGSPMHGVYMNQPGQPGGGPYQAMPVSATDPNMVNAYMYQTAGSGGQPAAPGQAPPLNTSPPYTNYQPTPTQGYQQNVPSQAQSLPPMSQAAPTNGMAYMGYQPYNMQNMISAHPGQDPNMPAQQQYIPGQQPMYQQMAPPGGPQQQPQQPPAGSAEAQLISFD; encoded by the exons ATGGGAAAAGGCGGCGGTACATTTGAAAGGCTGTTGG ACAAAGCTACCAGTCAGCTGTTGCTGGAGACAGACTGGGAATCCATCCTGCAGATCTGCGACCTCATCCGCCAGGGAGACACGCA GGCTAAATATGCAATCGCGGCCATCAAGAAGAAGCTCAACGACAAAAATCCGCACGTGGCAATCTATGGCCTAGAG GTTCTGGAGTCGGTGGTGAAGAACTGTGGCCAGACGATCCATGATGAAGTGGCGAGTAAGCAGACAATGGAGGAACTCAAGGAGCTGTTTAAG AAACAAACCGAGCCGAACGTCAGAAATAAGATCCTGTACCTGATCCAGGCCTGGTCGCACGCCTTCCGCAACGAGCCCAAGTACAAAGTGGTTCAAGACACTTACCAAATCATGAAGGTGGAAG GTCATGTTTTCCCGGAGTTTAAAGAGAGCGACGCCATGTTTGCCGCAGAGAGG gctCCTGATTGGGTGGATGCCGAGGAATGCCACAGGTGCAGAGTTCAATTTGGTGTGATGACCCgaaag CACCACTGCAGGGCATGTGGGCAGATCTTCTGTGGCAAATGCTCCTCCAAATACTCCACTATCCCCAAGTTCGGCATCGAGAAAgaggtgcgagtgtgtgagcctTGCTTCGAGCAACTTAACAA CAGccacccctccctctctcctccttcCAGGAAAGCCGAAGGGAAGAGcgtcagcagcagcagcagtagcagcGGCCAGACCGAGCTGCCCCCCGAGTACCTGACCAGCCCTCTGGCCCAGCAGTCTCAGGTAGGTGCTGTGGCTACGGAGGATTGTGATCTGGTTGatcag ATGCCTCCCAAGAGAGACGAGGCAGCGCTgcaagaggaagaggagctgCAGCTGGCCATCGCTCTGTCTCAGAGTGAAGctgaggagaaggagagagtg AGGCAGAAGAGCTCGTACCCCGTGTACCCCAAAGCCGATCCGACTCCGGTGACCTCCTCCGCTCCACCCGTCAGCACTCTTTACACCTCTCCTGTG AACTCGTCTGCTCCTTCAGCTGAAGAAGTTGACCCTGAG CTGGCTCGTTATCTGAATAGGACTTACTGGGAGAAAAAGCAGGAAGAGGTCCGCAAGAGTCCCACCCCTTCTGCTCCTGCTCCTGTGCCATTGGCTGAACCGATGCCAATCAGCCAGCCAGTGGAAAGCCACCCCCCTGTTCAGCCCATCAACATAGTAGAG CAATACCAGAACGGAGAATCGGAGGAGAACCACGAGCAGTTCCTCAAAGCTCTGCAGAACGCCGTCACTACCTTCTTGAACCGGGTGAAAAGCAACCACATGCGTGGTCGCAGTATCACCAACGACAGCGCCGTGCTCTCCCTCTTCCAGTCCATCAACAACATGCACCCACAGCTGCTGGAGCTCCTCAACCAGCTTGACGAGAAGAGAC TGTACTACGAGGGGCTACAGGATAAGCTGGCGCAGGTTCGGGATGCACGGGCTGCTCTGAACGCTCTGAGAGACGAACACCGCGAGAAACTGCGCCATGCCGCCGAGGAGGCCGAAAGACAGCGGCAGATCCAGCTCGCCCAGAAACTAGAGATCATGAGGCAGAAGAAACAA GAATATCTGGAGATGCAGCGACAGCTGGCTATTCAGCGTCTGCAGGAGCAGGAGAAGGAGCGACAGATGCGTCTGGAGCAGCAGAAACACACCATCCAGATGCGTGCTCAGATGCCTGCCTTTTCCCTGCCCTACGCCCAG ATGCAGTCACTGCCGCCTAACGTGGCAGGAGGGGTGGTGTATCAACCTGCTGGCCCCCCCAGTTACCCCGGCACCTTCAGCCCGGCTGGATCAGTGGAGGGCTCTCCTATGCACGGGGTCTACATGAACCAACCCGGGCAGCCCGGGGGCGGACCCTACCAGGCCATGCCAGTGTCAGCTACAG atcCCAACATGGTGAACGCGTACATGTATCAGACAGCAGGTAGCGGTGGGCAACCCGCTGCCCCTGGTCAGGCTCCGCCTCTTAATACCAGTCCTCCATACACTAACTACCAGCCCACACCGACACAGGGCTACCAG CAAAATGTGCCGTCTCAAGCTCAGAGTTTGCCCCCGATGTCCCAAGCTGCCCCGACCAACGGCATGGCCTACATGGGCTACCAGCCGTACAACATGCAG AACATGATCTCCGCACATCCTGGACAGGACCCCAACATGCCTGCTCAGCAGCAGTACATACCTGGCCAACAACCCATGTACCAACAG ATGGCGCCCCCTGGTGGTCCTCAGCAGCAGCCCCAGCAGCCCCCTGCAGGCAGTGCAGAGGCTCAACTCATCTCCTTTGACTAA
- the hgs gene encoding hepatocyte growth factor-regulated tyrosine kinase substrate isoform X1 has product MGKGGGTFERLLDKATSQLLLETDWESILQICDLIRQGDTQAKYAIAAIKKKLNDKNPHVAIYGLEVLESVVKNCGQTIHDEVASKQTMEELKELFKKQTEPNVRNKILYLIQAWSHAFRNEPKYKVVQDTYQIMKVEGHVFPEFKESDAMFAAERAPDWVDAEECHRCRVQFGVMTRKHHCRACGQIFCGKCSSKYSTIPKFGIEKEVRVCEPCFEQLNNSHPSLSPPSRKAEGKSVSSSSSSSGQTELPPEYLTSPLAQQSQVGAVATEDCDLVDQMPPKRDEAALQEEEELQLAIALSQSEAEEKERVRQKSSYPVYPKADPTPVTSSAPPVSTLYTSPVNSSAPSAEEVDPELARYLNRTYWEKKQEEVRKSPTPSAPAPVPLAEPMPISQPVESHPPVQPINIVEQQYQNGESEENHEQFLKALQNAVTTFLNRVKSNHMRGRSITNDSAVLSLFQSINNMHPQLLELLNQLDEKRLYYEGLQDKLAQVRDARAALNALRDEHREKLRHAAEEAERQRQIQLAQKLEIMRQKKQEYLEMQRQLAIQRLQEQEKERQMRLEQQKHTIQMRAQMPAFSLPYAQMQSLPPNVAGGVVYQPAGPPSYPGTFSPAGSVEGSPMHGVYMNQPGQPGGGPYQAMPVSATDPNMVNAYMYQTAGSGGQPAAPGQAPPLNTSPPYTNYQPTPTQGYQQNVPSQAQSLPPMSQAAPTNGMAYMGYQPYNMQNMISAHPGQDPNMPAQQQYIPGQQPMYQQMAPPGGPQQQPQQPPAGSAEAQLISFD; this is encoded by the exons ATGGGAAAAGGCGGCGGTACATTTGAAAGGCTGTTGG ACAAAGCTACCAGTCAGCTGTTGCTGGAGACAGACTGGGAATCCATCCTGCAGATCTGCGACCTCATCCGCCAGGGAGACACGCA GGCTAAATATGCAATCGCGGCCATCAAGAAGAAGCTCAACGACAAAAATCCGCACGTGGCAATCTATGGCCTAGAG GTTCTGGAGTCGGTGGTGAAGAACTGTGGCCAGACGATCCATGATGAAGTGGCGAGTAAGCAGACAATGGAGGAACTCAAGGAGCTGTTTAAG AAACAAACCGAGCCGAACGTCAGAAATAAGATCCTGTACCTGATCCAGGCCTGGTCGCACGCCTTCCGCAACGAGCCCAAGTACAAAGTGGTTCAAGACACTTACCAAATCATGAAGGTGGAAG GTCATGTTTTCCCGGAGTTTAAAGAGAGCGACGCCATGTTTGCCGCAGAGAGG gctCCTGATTGGGTGGATGCCGAGGAATGCCACAGGTGCAGAGTTCAATTTGGTGTGATGACCCgaaag CACCACTGCAGGGCATGTGGGCAGATCTTCTGTGGCAAATGCTCCTCCAAATACTCCACTATCCCCAAGTTCGGCATCGAGAAAgaggtgcgagtgtgtgagcctTGCTTCGAGCAACTTAACAA CAGccacccctccctctctcctccttcCAGGAAAGCCGAAGGGAAGAGcgtcagcagcagcagcagtagcagcGGCCAGACCGAGCTGCCCCCCGAGTACCTGACCAGCCCTCTGGCCCAGCAGTCTCAGGTAGGTGCTGTGGCTACGGAGGATTGTGATCTGGTTGatcag ATGCCTCCCAAGAGAGACGAGGCAGCGCTgcaagaggaagaggagctgCAGCTGGCCATCGCTCTGTCTCAGAGTGAAGctgaggagaaggagagagtg AGGCAGAAGAGCTCGTACCCCGTGTACCCCAAAGCCGATCCGACTCCGGTGACCTCCTCCGCTCCACCCGTCAGCACTCTTTACACCTCTCCTGTG AACTCGTCTGCTCCTTCAGCTGAAGAAGTTGACCCTGAG CTGGCTCGTTATCTGAATAGGACTTACTGGGAGAAAAAGCAGGAAGAGGTCCGCAAGAGTCCCACCCCTTCTGCTCCTGCTCCTGTGCCATTGGCTGAACCGATGCCAATCAGCCAGCCAGTGGAAAGCCACCCCCCTGTTCAGCCCATCAACATAGTAGAG CAGCAATACCAGAACGGAGAATCGGAGGAGAACCACGAGCAGTTCCTCAAAGCTCTGCAGAACGCCGTCACTACCTTCTTGAACCGGGTGAAAAGCAACCACATGCGTGGTCGCAGTATCACCAACGACAGCGCCGTGCTCTCCCTCTTCCAGTCCATCAACAACATGCACCCACAGCTGCTGGAGCTCCTCAACCAGCTTGACGAGAAGAGAC TGTACTACGAGGGGCTACAGGATAAGCTGGCGCAGGTTCGGGATGCACGGGCTGCTCTGAACGCTCTGAGAGACGAACACCGCGAGAAACTGCGCCATGCCGCCGAGGAGGCCGAAAGACAGCGGCAGATCCAGCTCGCCCAGAAACTAGAGATCATGAGGCAGAAGAAACAA GAATATCTGGAGATGCAGCGACAGCTGGCTATTCAGCGTCTGCAGGAGCAGGAGAAGGAGCGACAGATGCGTCTGGAGCAGCAGAAACACACCATCCAGATGCGTGCTCAGATGCCTGCCTTTTCCCTGCCCTACGCCCAG ATGCAGTCACTGCCGCCTAACGTGGCAGGAGGGGTGGTGTATCAACCTGCTGGCCCCCCCAGTTACCCCGGCACCTTCAGCCCGGCTGGATCAGTGGAGGGCTCTCCTATGCACGGGGTCTACATGAACCAACCCGGGCAGCCCGGGGGCGGACCCTACCAGGCCATGCCAGTGTCAGCTACAG atcCCAACATGGTGAACGCGTACATGTATCAGACAGCAGGTAGCGGTGGGCAACCCGCTGCCCCTGGTCAGGCTCCGCCTCTTAATACCAGTCCTCCATACACTAACTACCAGCCCACACCGACACAGGGCTACCAG CAAAATGTGCCGTCTCAAGCTCAGAGTTTGCCCCCGATGTCCCAAGCTGCCCCGACCAACGGCATGGCCTACATGGGCTACCAGCCGTACAACATGCAG AACATGATCTCCGCACATCCTGGACAGGACCCCAACATGCCTGCTCAGCAGCAGTACATACCTGGCCAACAACCCATGTACCAACAG ATGGCGCCCCCTGGTGGTCCTCAGCAGCAGCCCCAGCAGCCCCCTGCAGGCAGTGCAGAGGCTCAACTCATCTCCTTTGACTAA
- the hgs gene encoding hepatocyte growth factor-regulated tyrosine kinase substrate isoform X4, with amino-acid sequence MGKGGGTFERLLDKATSQLLLETDWESILQICDLIRQGDTQAKYAIAAIKKKLNDKNPHVAIYGLEVLESVVKNCGQTIHDEVASKQTMEELKELFKKQTEPNVRNKILYLIQAWSHAFRNEPKYKVVQDTYQIMKVEGHVFPEFKESDAMFAAERAPDWVDAEECHRCRVQFGVMTRKHHCRACGQIFCGKCSSKYSTIPKFGIEKEVRVCEPCFEQLNKKAEGKSVSSSSSSSGQTELPPEYLTSPLAQQSQVGAVATEDCDLVDQMPPKRDEAALQEEEELQLAIALSQSEAEEKERVRQKSSYPVYPKADPTPVTSSAPPVSTLYTSPVNSSAPSAEEVDPELARYLNRTYWEKKQEEVRKSPTPSAPAPVPLAEPMPISQPVESHPPVQPINIVEQQYQNGESEENHEQFLKALQNAVTTFLNRVKSNHMRGRSITNDSAVLSLFQSINNMHPQLLELLNQLDEKRLYYEGLQDKLAQVRDARAALNALRDEHREKLRHAAEEAERQRQIQLAQKLEIMRQKKQEYLEMQRQLAIQRLQEQEKERQMRLEQQKHTIQMRAQMPAFSLPYAQMQSLPPNVAGGVVYQPAGPPSYPGTFSPAGSVEGSPMHGVYMNQPGQPGGGPYQAMPVSATDPNMVNAYMYQTAGSGGQPAAPGQAPPLNTSPPYTNYQPTPTQGYQQNVPSQAQSLPPMSQAAPTNGMAYMGYQPYNMQNMISAHPGQDPNMPAQQQYIPGQQPMYQQMAPPGGPQQQPQQPPAGSAEAQLISFD; translated from the exons ATGGGAAAAGGCGGCGGTACATTTGAAAGGCTGTTGG ACAAAGCTACCAGTCAGCTGTTGCTGGAGACAGACTGGGAATCCATCCTGCAGATCTGCGACCTCATCCGCCAGGGAGACACGCA GGCTAAATATGCAATCGCGGCCATCAAGAAGAAGCTCAACGACAAAAATCCGCACGTGGCAATCTATGGCCTAGAG GTTCTGGAGTCGGTGGTGAAGAACTGTGGCCAGACGATCCATGATGAAGTGGCGAGTAAGCAGACAATGGAGGAACTCAAGGAGCTGTTTAAG AAACAAACCGAGCCGAACGTCAGAAATAAGATCCTGTACCTGATCCAGGCCTGGTCGCACGCCTTCCGCAACGAGCCCAAGTACAAAGTGGTTCAAGACACTTACCAAATCATGAAGGTGGAAG GTCATGTTTTCCCGGAGTTTAAAGAGAGCGACGCCATGTTTGCCGCAGAGAGG gctCCTGATTGGGTGGATGCCGAGGAATGCCACAGGTGCAGAGTTCAATTTGGTGTGATGACCCgaaag CACCACTGCAGGGCATGTGGGCAGATCTTCTGTGGCAAATGCTCCTCCAAATACTCCACTATCCCCAAGTTCGGCATCGAGAAAgaggtgcgagtgtgtgagcctTGCTTCGAGCAACTTAACAA GAAAGCCGAAGGGAAGAGcgtcagcagcagcagcagtagcagcGGCCAGACCGAGCTGCCCCCCGAGTACCTGACCAGCCCTCTGGCCCAGCAGTCTCAGGTAGGTGCTGTGGCTACGGAGGATTGTGATCTGGTTGatcag ATGCCTCCCAAGAGAGACGAGGCAGCGCTgcaagaggaagaggagctgCAGCTGGCCATCGCTCTGTCTCAGAGTGAAGctgaggagaaggagagagtg AGGCAGAAGAGCTCGTACCCCGTGTACCCCAAAGCCGATCCGACTCCGGTGACCTCCTCCGCTCCACCCGTCAGCACTCTTTACACCTCTCCTGTG AACTCGTCTGCTCCTTCAGCTGAAGAAGTTGACCCTGAG CTGGCTCGTTATCTGAATAGGACTTACTGGGAGAAAAAGCAGGAAGAGGTCCGCAAGAGTCCCACCCCTTCTGCTCCTGCTCCTGTGCCATTGGCTGAACCGATGCCAATCAGCCAGCCAGTGGAAAGCCACCCCCCTGTTCAGCCCATCAACATAGTAGAG CAGCAATACCAGAACGGAGAATCGGAGGAGAACCACGAGCAGTTCCTCAAAGCTCTGCAGAACGCCGTCACTACCTTCTTGAACCGGGTGAAAAGCAACCACATGCGTGGTCGCAGTATCACCAACGACAGCGCCGTGCTCTCCCTCTTCCAGTCCATCAACAACATGCACCCACAGCTGCTGGAGCTCCTCAACCAGCTTGACGAGAAGAGAC TGTACTACGAGGGGCTACAGGATAAGCTGGCGCAGGTTCGGGATGCACGGGCTGCTCTGAACGCTCTGAGAGACGAACACCGCGAGAAACTGCGCCATGCCGCCGAGGAGGCCGAAAGACAGCGGCAGATCCAGCTCGCCCAGAAACTAGAGATCATGAGGCAGAAGAAACAA GAATATCTGGAGATGCAGCGACAGCTGGCTATTCAGCGTCTGCAGGAGCAGGAGAAGGAGCGACAGATGCGTCTGGAGCAGCAGAAACACACCATCCAGATGCGTGCTCAGATGCCTGCCTTTTCCCTGCCCTACGCCCAG ATGCAGTCACTGCCGCCTAACGTGGCAGGAGGGGTGGTGTATCAACCTGCTGGCCCCCCCAGTTACCCCGGCACCTTCAGCCCGGCTGGATCAGTGGAGGGCTCTCCTATGCACGGGGTCTACATGAACCAACCCGGGCAGCCCGGGGGCGGACCCTACCAGGCCATGCCAGTGTCAGCTACAG atcCCAACATGGTGAACGCGTACATGTATCAGACAGCAGGTAGCGGTGGGCAACCCGCTGCCCCTGGTCAGGCTCCGCCTCTTAATACCAGTCCTCCATACACTAACTACCAGCCCACACCGACACAGGGCTACCAG CAAAATGTGCCGTCTCAAGCTCAGAGTTTGCCCCCGATGTCCCAAGCTGCCCCGACCAACGGCATGGCCTACATGGGCTACCAGCCGTACAACATGCAG AACATGATCTCCGCACATCCTGGACAGGACCCCAACATGCCTGCTCAGCAGCAGTACATACCTGGCCAACAACCCATGTACCAACAG ATGGCGCCCCCTGGTGGTCCTCAGCAGCAGCCCCAGCAGCCCCCTGCAGGCAGTGCAGAGGCTCAACTCATCTCCTTTGACTAA
- the hgs gene encoding hepatocyte growth factor-regulated tyrosine kinase substrate isoform X7 — protein MGKGGGTFERLLDKATSQLLLETDWESILQICDLIRQGDTQAKYAIAAIKKKLNDKNPHVAIYGLEVLESVVKNCGQTIHDEVASKQTMEELKELFKKQTEPNVRNKILYLIQAWSHAFRNEPKYKVVQDTYQIMKVEGHVFPEFKESDAMFAAERAPDWVDAEECHRCRVQFGVMTRKHHCRACGQIFCGKCSSKYSTIPKFGIEKEVRVCEPCFEQLNKKAEGKSVSSSSSSSGQTELPPEYLTSPLAQQSQMPPKRDEAALQEEEELQLAIALSQSEAEEKERVRQKSSYPVYPKADPTPVTSSAPPVSTLYTSPVNSSAPSAEEVDPELARYLNRTYWEKKQEEVRKSPTPSAPAPVPLAEPMPISQPVESHPPVQPINIVEQQYQNGESEENHEQFLKALQNAVTTFLNRVKSNHMRGRSITNDSAVLSLFQSINNMHPQLLELLNQLDEKRLYYEGLQDKLAQVRDARAALNALRDEHREKLRHAAEEAERQRQIQLAQKLEIMRQKKQEYLEMQRQLAIQRLQEQEKERQMRLEQQKHTIQMRAQMPAFSLPYAQMQSLPPNVAGGVVYQPAGPPSYPGTFSPAGSVEGSPMHGVYMNQPGQPGGGPYQAMPVSATDPNMVNAYMYQTAGSGGQPAAPGQAPPLNTSPPYTNYQPTPTQGYQQNVPSQAQSLPPMSQAAPTNGMAYMGYQPYNMQNMISAHPGQDPNMPAQQQYIPGQQPMYQQMAPPGGPQQQPQQPPAGSAEAQLISFD, from the exons ATGGGAAAAGGCGGCGGTACATTTGAAAGGCTGTTGG ACAAAGCTACCAGTCAGCTGTTGCTGGAGACAGACTGGGAATCCATCCTGCAGATCTGCGACCTCATCCGCCAGGGAGACACGCA GGCTAAATATGCAATCGCGGCCATCAAGAAGAAGCTCAACGACAAAAATCCGCACGTGGCAATCTATGGCCTAGAG GTTCTGGAGTCGGTGGTGAAGAACTGTGGCCAGACGATCCATGATGAAGTGGCGAGTAAGCAGACAATGGAGGAACTCAAGGAGCTGTTTAAG AAACAAACCGAGCCGAACGTCAGAAATAAGATCCTGTACCTGATCCAGGCCTGGTCGCACGCCTTCCGCAACGAGCCCAAGTACAAAGTGGTTCAAGACACTTACCAAATCATGAAGGTGGAAG GTCATGTTTTCCCGGAGTTTAAAGAGAGCGACGCCATGTTTGCCGCAGAGAGG gctCCTGATTGGGTGGATGCCGAGGAATGCCACAGGTGCAGAGTTCAATTTGGTGTGATGACCCgaaag CACCACTGCAGGGCATGTGGGCAGATCTTCTGTGGCAAATGCTCCTCCAAATACTCCACTATCCCCAAGTTCGGCATCGAGAAAgaggtgcgagtgtgtgagcctTGCTTCGAGCAACTTAACAA GAAAGCCGAAGGGAAGAGcgtcagcagcagcagcagtagcagcGGCCAGACCGAGCTGCCCCCCGAGTACCTGACCAGCCCTCTGGCCCAGCAGTCTCAG ATGCCTCCCAAGAGAGACGAGGCAGCGCTgcaagaggaagaggagctgCAGCTGGCCATCGCTCTGTCTCAGAGTGAAGctgaggagaaggagagagtg AGGCAGAAGAGCTCGTACCCCGTGTACCCCAAAGCCGATCCGACTCCGGTGACCTCCTCCGCTCCACCCGTCAGCACTCTTTACACCTCTCCTGTG AACTCGTCTGCTCCTTCAGCTGAAGAAGTTGACCCTGAG CTGGCTCGTTATCTGAATAGGACTTACTGGGAGAAAAAGCAGGAAGAGGTCCGCAAGAGTCCCACCCCTTCTGCTCCTGCTCCTGTGCCATTGGCTGAACCGATGCCAATCAGCCAGCCAGTGGAAAGCCACCCCCCTGTTCAGCCCATCAACATAGTAGAG CAGCAATACCAGAACGGAGAATCGGAGGAGAACCACGAGCAGTTCCTCAAAGCTCTGCAGAACGCCGTCACTACCTTCTTGAACCGGGTGAAAAGCAACCACATGCGTGGTCGCAGTATCACCAACGACAGCGCCGTGCTCTCCCTCTTCCAGTCCATCAACAACATGCACCCACAGCTGCTGGAGCTCCTCAACCAGCTTGACGAGAAGAGAC TGTACTACGAGGGGCTACAGGATAAGCTGGCGCAGGTTCGGGATGCACGGGCTGCTCTGAACGCTCTGAGAGACGAACACCGCGAGAAACTGCGCCATGCCGCCGAGGAGGCCGAAAGACAGCGGCAGATCCAGCTCGCCCAGAAACTAGAGATCATGAGGCAGAAGAAACAA GAATATCTGGAGATGCAGCGACAGCTGGCTATTCAGCGTCTGCAGGAGCAGGAGAAGGAGCGACAGATGCGTCTGGAGCAGCAGAAACACACCATCCAGATGCGTGCTCAGATGCCTGCCTTTTCCCTGCCCTACGCCCAG ATGCAGTCACTGCCGCCTAACGTGGCAGGAGGGGTGGTGTATCAACCTGCTGGCCCCCCCAGTTACCCCGGCACCTTCAGCCCGGCTGGATCAGTGGAGGGCTCTCCTATGCACGGGGTCTACATGAACCAACCCGGGCAGCCCGGGGGCGGACCCTACCAGGCCATGCCAGTGTCAGCTACAG atcCCAACATGGTGAACGCGTACATGTATCAGACAGCAGGTAGCGGTGGGCAACCCGCTGCCCCTGGTCAGGCTCCGCCTCTTAATACCAGTCCTCCATACACTAACTACCAGCCCACACCGACACAGGGCTACCAG CAAAATGTGCCGTCTCAAGCTCAGAGTTTGCCCCCGATGTCCCAAGCTGCCCCGACCAACGGCATGGCCTACATGGGCTACCAGCCGTACAACATGCAG AACATGATCTCCGCACATCCTGGACAGGACCCCAACATGCCTGCTCAGCAGCAGTACATACCTGGCCAACAACCCATGTACCAACAG ATGGCGCCCCCTGGTGGTCCTCAGCAGCAGCCCCAGCAGCCCCCTGCAGGCAGTGCAGAGGCTCAACTCATCTCCTTTGACTAA